Part of the Oncorhynchus keta strain PuntledgeMale-10-30-2019 chromosome 31, Oket_V2, whole genome shotgun sequence genome, CTCTCCTCTCCGCCCATGCTACCATGTACAATATTACTGATTCATTAACAATGGGGGAGGAAACGGAACAGAAATATGTAACAAATTCTGGAGTGGATGAATAGGGAGACAAGGATGCTTGTTTCTTctcaaatacaaaaataacactACATATCCAGTACCTAACcgtggtctagttatagtaataatgataataataaagtACGAGCAATTCTGAAAATCAAACAACAGACCACTGATGAGGACAGTGATAGGTCCATAGGGAGAGTGCCGCTGATACCAGGAAGTAGACTAACTGTACACAACTTGTTTTAGTGGTTTAACAAAAGACTGTTCTCCTCTGTATTGAGATATGAGGTACTGGCAACATCTGGCTCCTGATATGCACTCTTTGACCTTTATCTTGAATAGGATTAGGAAAACACATTTTCTCTGTAAATAAGCGATAAGATACGATCTGTTGGTAAAAAATATCCGACAATGTTTTATAGCAGATTCGCAAACAAtgtcaacagagagagaaaatacaaaTAAAGCTGGACACGATGCGCAAAAtctagaaaataaataaatagaaaaataaGCGCTGgcaaaaaaacaaataaatatactgaacatcatttttttaaaaatcattgGATGGTCATTTAGGATTCAGGAGCCCGTACATGTTGCTTATTCATATTAATCATATATTCATATCATATTTGTTTCTAAACACGTTCAGAAGATGACGGGAAATAAGATAATGGTCACATGACTTCTTACAATTTGATATCAGATTCACATCAATATGCTCTTCCACAGACATACAGAGTAGAGACAGAATCCTTAAAGATTTGCCAGTGTAATGTATATACAACAACGAAGAAGAACTTCTGCAAACGACACATTGCACGTTTCATCCAAAAATGACAGGGCTGCAATTGCTTACCCCTCTTATCCAATCAGGGTGAGGCAGGGTGGAACCCCCTCCCCTCTTGAGTGATCAGAAGGCCAGTGCAGGGCCGAAGGTGGAGTTGAGGGCATCGAACAAACACGCATCCATCATTCAACTCAACGCGCCGACACTACTGGGAAAAAGGATCTAAATACAAACAGCACATACGCCTTCAGCTTCCGCTCGGGTTTCTGCCTTGCTTTGATagacattttttttgtaaatatgtTTTGTGTGGTTTTGTTTAGACAAAAGGTTACATCTAGTTAAGCACACACTTGTTTTTTTTTCCTCACTAAGGTGTCACTTTCACAGTTTGTGCTACAACATTACACAGGGGGCTGGGATGGGGTGGGGTCGAGGAAGGGGGGGGATCTCCTATAGGTGAGTAGCTGAGGAGGGTCTCTGGTGTCCCAGGTTGTAGAGAACGCCGAAATAAGACAGGCGGCCAGAGGGCCCAGCTCCAGAAAAACAAGAGCTGGAAGACGATAAGGAGAAAAACATACCCTAAGTTTGACCACTGACACATGGCTAgcattagcctggtcccagatctctttGTGCTGTATAACCAACTCCTATAGTCATTGGCATGACAAGGGTCATAAGTTGTCAAAACCACACACATAGATCTGAGACCAGGCAAGACAAGCATTACACCAAGATGACAGCGGAAAGTGCTGAACACACACCTGGGCTGGGGGATTACATTAAGTCCTTGAGGTTAaggtctgccagtgggtccttgGGTTTTTTGCTCTGGGTGGCAGCAGGTCCTGAAGACAGCTGGAAAACAGAAAAAACGAATTGAGTACCACTTCAaaaacattgcctttaaaatatatttattttgctCATATAAGCCTCATAGCTTTCCCAATAGCAAGCCTGTGTTTACTTTGTGGAAAAGTCTTATGATGATGTTTTACACTTTGATTTTGGTCTTCAGGagaacacatgaaaacatgaatgtTGACATGCATCATTTTATGGGACTGTATCAAAAGTGGACTAATGAAGAATATATGAGTATATTTCCCCCTTAAATACGTTTATTACTGAAGGAGTAACAGGTGATTCTGTATACTTATGTGcactctactgtgtgtgtgtgtgtgcatgcatgtgtgttacCAGTGCCCCTGGTGCTGCAGCTCCTGGCAGGGGTGGTCTCATGGGTTGACCCATCATTGGCTGTCCCATCATCATGGGAGGCATCATGGGAACTCCAGATCCAGCTGCTGAGGCCTGGACAGAGATGGAAGGGGTTAATGGAATTGACCAATAACGACGTCCTGTCTTGAATAAGAACACTGAGCTCATTTATACGTTTAGCTGTCCATGTTGGTTTCTGGGCATCCAGTCCAGTATCTCACCATGCTAAAGCCAGGATGTGCTCCCATGGGCGGAGGGATGGCTCCAGGGGCACCAGGGGCTCCAGGGGCGGGGCCACCCTAGAAACAGGAAGTCAAGACATAAACAGTTCACAGCTCTATGACATAGAACATCATTTCCATTCCTGAACAATCCTTTTCCAATTTCCAATCCTTTTCCAACAGAAATGCTACACTCTCCAGGCTCTACAGAGTGTGGTGAAGACTGCCCAGTCCATCACTGGAGACTGACTCTCTTCACAGCTGCACCTAAGAGactttcactcactcacccacccttacacacacacctcgcacgtacgtacgcacgcacacatacacctcatacgcacgcacacacacacacacctcatacgcacgcacacacacacacaaacccatgtaCCATTGCCGCTACTATTTATCTAAGCTGCTCACCCATATCACTACTCACTCTAGCACATTTCATAGTCTACACTGTATATTCTTATTGTGTATATTTCCAAACATTACTATTTTTACAACTTTTTTTTGTATAaatgtgtattgtactgttgaggaGAGctttgcaagtaagcatttcactgtacaacTTACAACCTGTATCCTGTGCACATGaccaataaacgttgatttgatttcAATAATAAATGTCCCAATAACGGTTCTTTGCTAATATTGGGAGGCTTCTGGAGGCTTTTACCATCATAGGTCCAGGAGCGCCCCAGCTGGGAGGGGCTACCTGGGGGGTCCAGTTAGATCCTCCTGTCAGCTTCTTCTCATTCCACTGGTGGTCCCTATATGAGACACACATGACACCAAAGTTGTCATCAGCTAACTGGAAGGTTTGGGAATACACACCAGATACCGCATGACTTTGATTGTTATTTAGGAAGCACACAAAGAAAAGGagaacacgcacacgcacacacacgcgcaagcACGAACACAAAGAAACTCCATACGTACTTTTTCTGAATCCCCAGATCTGCAAGAGAAGAAAACATCATTTCAGAACTCATTATTAAACtgacaaaaaaaaacagtaaTCAGAACCATCAAGACTGTCCAGGTGTGATCAATACATGCCTCCAACCAGGTTTGCCAGGGAGGAGTCCAAGTCGCCCCCGATGGATGGCCGTTTAATAGCTGTGGCGCCTGTCATGCCAACCCCGACCGCGGGTGTAAACTTGGTACTGACCCCACCACTGCCAGTGCTGCCCACACTACCCCCAGTGGACTGGGGTGTTATGGCTGGCATCAGTATGTCCCCTAATCCGCCAAACACTTAGAGGGAAAGGGTAGAAATAAGGGGAGTAAGATGTTAGTGACATGCAGCATGGATGAAAGGGGCAGATGTGAAATCAGCACCATACAATTCATCACCACAACAATAGCCATTCAGTGCAGTACTCTGGTGTGCAATTCATGTACCGAGCAGGGCAGAAACAATATACACCTAATCTCGGTTAACGCAGAACAAAAATCTTGCGGAATTTGGTACCTTTTATGTCTACGtagtctgtccacgagagatCAATATATACCCACCCCACTGTAAGGCCTTCACTACCACAGAATCTGAACATTCAAGTCTATAACTGTGTTTCAATGTGGTTTAAAACCACCACAGTGCCAGCAGCGCAGCTTCAAAGAGCACTATGTTGAATTGAGGGTAGAATCTGGCAAATGTTACAAATGGGAGTAATACATACATTACATTGTCTCATATGTGAGACAAACATATTGAAACATGCaaaaagggattttttttttttttaatggggaACGTCTCAAAACAGCACATACTGCAAAGTACTAGCGGGAGAAAGTCTTGTGAACTCACCAATTACGCAGTAGCAGCAAGCAATGACCcaacagtgacagagagagggggggcagaaaGAGACAGGGGCAGAGTGGGCAAGAGGAGGGGATTGAATGGGTGGACAAAGAAAGGATGTGAGGAGAGAAATGTGGAAAGGCAGtatgtgacagggagagagaacatagagaatGCGAGgacggagggaggtagagggagaccaaCATATAGAGAAAGAAGGAGTTGAAATAGGATGGGGAGCACAGTAGTAAGTAAGCATTGGCATGTGCACATGTGAgacaagagagagtgagagtgagagcgtgagagagaggcaCTGTTTAAGGAATTAAACCGTCAGCAGTGGTGACCGTTGAGCCCTCAGCGTTACATAATAAGGACAGCGGCGGTGGAGCGTGGCAGCGTCAGTCATGcatgcagaacacacacacacacttccctcagGATATATTCATGGCGCAGACTGTGTCCCCTACCTGATGCATCAAAGCCACCAGAGGGTGCTGCTGCGGCAGGCACTGTGTCTGCAGCTGCTGGTGTGGCGGGCATTAGTGGGGGTAGGGAGCCGAGGGTGTCGAAGCCACACTCCAGCAAGTCATTCTGGGCTGAGACAGGAGCCAGGGTAGGGGCGAGGGCCGGGGCCAAAGCGGGGGCCAAAGGAGCAGGGGCTGCCGTGGGAGCCAGGCTAGGAGACATCAGTCCTGGAAGTGGGGAACCATTTGAATGAGTATTATATACGGTGATAATAATTTTCATTTCCATTGATTTAAGTTACATTGTGTCATGGTATTCaatattaacatactgtacatgcagtATGAATCACAAACGGCAGATGTCTTAGAGCAGGGGCTCCCAACCCTTCTCCTGGAGAACCACAGTCCTGCAAGCTTTTACTACAACCCTTCTCCTGGAGAACCACAGTCCTGCAAGCTTTTACTACAACCCTTCTCCTGGAGAACCACAGTCCTGCAAGCTTTTACTACAACCCTTCTCCTGGAGAACCACAGTCCTGCAAGCTTTTACTACAACCCTTCTCCTGGAGAACCACAGTCCTGCAAGCTTTTACTTACAACCCTTCTACTGGAGAACCACAGTCTTTGCAAGCTTTTACTACAACCCTTCTCCTGGAGAACCACAGTCCTGCAAGCTTTTACTACAACCCTTCTCCTGGAGAACCACAGTCCTTGCAAGCTTTTACTACAACCCTTCTCCTGGAGAACCACAGTCCTGCAAGCTTTTACTACAACCCTTCTCCTGGAGAACCACAGTCCTGCAAGCTTTTACTACAACCCTTCTCCTGGAGAACCACAGTCCTGCAAGCTTTTACTTACAACCCTTCTCCTGGAGAACCACAGTCTCTGCAAGCTTTTACTACAACCCTTCTCCTGGAGAACCACAGTCCTTGCAAGCTTTTACTACAACCCTTCTCCTGGAGAACCACAGTCCTTGCAAGCTTTTACTACAACCCTTCTCCTGGAGAACCACAGTCCTTGCAAGCTTTTACTACAACCCTTCTCCTGGAGAACCACAGTCCTTGCAAGCTTTTACTACAACCCTAATCCAGCTCACTTTATTTGACTAATTAGCTGCTCACCGGGACATTGATTATGGTGTGTTGCAACTGGGTTAAagctaaagtgtgtgtgtgtgtgtgtgtgtgtgtgtgtgtgtgtgtgtgtgtgtgtgtgtgtgtgtgtgtgtgtgtgtgtgtgtgtgtgtgtgtgtgtgtgtgtgtgtgtgtgtgtgtgtgtgtgtgtgtgcgtaccacCCAACAGATCCTCCTCTCCTGGTCCCCCGGGGGCAGCGGGCATAGCGTCCATCAGAGCAGGACAACTGAATGTGTCTATAGAgtgacagccagccagccatcggGAACGCAGCATGAGGGTAAAGAACAGTTAGTTAGCCATGAGCCAGTAAGGGGGGAGGATACAAACAGGCAGTGAGACAAGTCTCACTGTACAGTAaaccagggttgggtaggttactttcgaAATGTAATCTGTttctagttacctgtccaaaattgtactGAGTAATgcaacttttggattacccaaactcagtaatgtaatctgattacattccattacttttagattactttccccttaagaggcattacaTAGCTGTTACAATATATGGATGTTTTACTTTATGGTTTGGTTATGTGGGCTTCTTCTTACCCATTGtgttctactacatataataatacaattaaattatatctttacattaaaaaccaaagtctatcagaattccagtcattccaataaatgctataccccttgatcttcaagaatagcacttggaaatatggaagtatagattaatTGTTTTACCTAAGCATAgccccaaaactaaggacttattagccagccctattCTTTtctttatgattttgttgtcatggaggactgattgggttCATTGATTCCAGTtaaaaaataaatgctgcgctcatggaatggcatgctttgccaagaatgtacaaagctgtcatcaaggcaaagggtggctccatctttttggttattacatgattccttatgtgttatttcataggtttgatgtcttcattattattatacagtgtagaaaatagtacaaataaagaaaaaccattgaatgagtaggtgtgtccaaactcttgactggtactgtttataatttataagtccaaaaatagaTGTAGAAACTACCGTTCACCCCTTTAAGTCTATTCAAAAGTGtgtgagtttgagcatgtgtccattaggcctatggattttttttttatcagcacGAATTAGATTGAGCTATAAAAGTCCCACTTTTATTCAATAGGCTGGAATATGCACTATGCAGCTAGTTGAAGAtcgcatttttcactggctgtccactggtttcaaacacaatgattgataggcagcttaaacttcttgaattcaactgttattgggttcaaatacacatttagatttcgGAACAGCCATCcgcaacaaccacaatccgtaacgcgcaaatagctaaatgagagagcagcagtgtgattcacaacgttatgtagatatcaataataaatTATATCCGTATccccgtagactacaccactactgtcatccttacctccaagcgttgaTTCAAATTGGATAATCTTTCGGATGCCGACAGCTGTCGCACCATTGGAATATTTAGCTTGGAcggtagcctacaaaagcctattcctgctcttttcccgcgatccatcGAACACATTTTCTATGTCATCATAGGcttctctgacttgtggtcagactcaggTGGAATAAATTTAAATTTGAGcctttttttcaatgctgatttgactGTCATTGAGcaaacagagaagtgtcaaagattttttttcccgcaaacatcctttctgaatttaaaagtcaTCCTCGAAGTAATCttttagtttttcaaaagtattggtaatctgattacaatattttagctggtaacgtaacggattacagttaccattttttgtaatcccttacatttaatccgttactccccaaccctgcagTAAACACACGCACGTGCAAGCATGTGCGCAAGCTTCTAAATACCATGCAATTGCAAGAGGGTAGAATTTCCGTCCCAACCTGTGTATGAACTCAAAACACTCTGCACATAAAAACATCGCAACTCAAGAAACCATAATACCACTGACCCAGAAAATCCAAAGGTGTTTCTTAGTGCAGGTGACAGTATTTGTAGGTTTCAGGGCGGGTGACGTCTCTACACGATGGCTGCTACTAACGCATTCACAGATAACTAACAAGCAATGCTACGTTAGCTACATAATCCAAAAGCAGTTGCAGAAGAAAACTTCTGGGATATACTGCTACACCAAACATATGACACTACCTCTCTCCTAGATCAAGACTTATTAGGGATCTATTACCCTGGCTACGAAGATACTTACACATGAACAGCTCTCCACATACAAATATCCTTCACACCTAATAGCTAATAGGATATTaataacctacaaagcattacatgggcttgctcctacctacctctctgatttggtcctgccgtacatacctacacgtacgctacggtcacaagacgcaggcctcctaattgtccctagaatttctaagcaaacagctggaggcagggctttctcctatagagctccatttttatggaacggtctgcctacccatgtcagagacgcaaactcggtctcaacctttaagtctttactgaagactcatctcttcagtgggtcatatgattgagtgtagtctggcccaggagtgggaaggtgaacggaaaggctctggagcaacgaaccgcccttgctgtctctgcctggccggttcccctctttccactgggattctctgcctctaaacctgttacgggggctgagtcactggcttgctggggctctctcgtgccgtccctggggggggtgcgtcacctgggtgggttgattcactgttgtggttggcctgtctgggttggcgccccccttgggttgtaccgtggcggagatctttgtgggctatactcagccttgtctcaggatggtaagttggtggttgaagatatccctctagtggtgtgggggctgtgctttggcaaagtgggtggggttatatccttcctgtttggccctgtccggggtgtcctcggatggggccacagtgtctcctgacccctcctgtctcagcctccagtatttatgctgcagtagtttatgtgtcgggggctagggtcagtttgttatatctggagtacttctcctgtcctattcggtgtcctgtgtgaatctaagtgtgcgttctctaattctctccttctctctttctttctctctctcggaggacctgagccctaggaccatgccccaggactacctgacatgatgactccttgctgtccccagtccacctggccatgctgctgctccagtttcaactgttctgccttactattattcaaccatgctggtcatttatgaacatttgaacatcttggacacgttctgttataatctccacccggcacagccagaagaggactggccaccccacatatgctctctctaattctctctttctttctctcactcggaggacctgagccctaggaccgtgccccaggactacctgacatgatggctccttgctgtccccagtccacctgactgtgctgctgctccagtttcaactgttctgccttattattattcgaccatgctggtaattgatgaacatttgaacatcttggtcatgttctgttataatctctaccaggcacagccagaagaggactggccaccccacatagcccggttcctctctaggtttcttcctaggttttggcctttctagggagtttttcctagccaccgtgcttttacacctgcattgtttgctgtttggggttttaggctgggtttcggtacagcactttgagatatcagctgatgtacgaagggctatataaatacatttgatttgatatttaacAATGGAGAAATGGCAATAAATAAATCACTGTAAACAAAGTACACAAGACGAATAGATTAACAGAGTATGGAAATGGTCAGATGTTCCTCAGCATGAGTCAAATTAACCCATGAAGGTGTACAGGAAGTGGTGGATTTCGTGGTACAGTACGCACCCAGCAGATCAATGACAAGTGCAGGTGCAGAGGGCTCAGGTTTGGGAGGAGAGACCGTTGCAGGGGCAGGAGCTGGAGTCGGGGCTTGAGCTGGAGTTGGAGCCACTGCTGGTGCTGGAGCCATAGCAGAGAATGCATctacagaatgagagaggagagtaaTTGCACCACAATTTGAAAAATCTGCATTATATAGAGTAGcagtcaaaagtatggacacacctactcattcaagttttttttttttattaaaaactattttctacattgtagaataatagtgaagacatcaaaactaggaaataacacatatggaatcatgatggactgttgtttctctttgcttatttgagctattaTTTAAATAATATGATTATAGATTTTGTTGTCACCGAGGACTGAATGGGCTCATTGATttgagttaaaaaaataaatgctgtgctcatggaatggcatgctttgccaagagtgtgcaaagctgtcatcaagacaaaaggctggctactttgaagaatcttaaatataatatatatatattacacttttttggttactacatgattccatatgtgttatttcatagtttaatgtcttcactattattctacaatgttgaaaatagtaaaaataaaaataaaacttgaatgagtaggtgtgtccatacttttgagtggtactatatatacagttgaagttggaagtttacatacacttaggttggagtcattaacacttgtttttcaagcgctccacaaatgtcttgttaacaaactatagttttggcaagtcagttaggacatctactttgtgcatgacacaagtaatttttccaacaattgtttacagacagattatttcacatataattcactgtatcacaattccagtgggtcagaagtttacatacacaaagttgactgtgcctttaaacagattggaaaattccaaaaaatgatgtcctggctttagaagcttctgatagcctaattgacatcatttgaatcaattggaggtggacctgtggatgtatttcaaggcctaccttcaaactcagtgcctctttgtttgacattatgggaaaatcaaaagaaatcagccaagacctcagaaaaataattgtagacgtccacaagtctggttcatccttgggagcaatttccaaacaccttttaaggtaccacattcatctgtacaaacaatagtaggcaagtataaacaccatgggaccacgcagccgtcataccgctcaggaaggagatgcgttctgtctactagagatgaacgtactttggtgtgaaaagtgcaaatcaatcccagaacgacagcaaaggaccttgtgaagatgctggaggaaacaggtacaaaagtgtcgatatccacagcaaaacgagtcctatatcgacataacctgaaaggccgctcagcaaagaagaagccacagctccaaaaccgccataaaaaagccagactacggtttgcaactgcacatggggacaaagattgtactttttgaagaaatgtcctctggtctgatgaaacaaaaatagaactgtttggccataatgaccatcattatgtttggaggaaaaagggggaggattgcaagctgaagaacaccatcctaactgtgaagcacaggggtggcagcatcatgttgtaggggtgctttgctacttcacaaaatagatggcatcatgaggtaggaaaattatctggatatattgaaggaacatctcaagacatcagtcaggaagttaaagcttggtcacaaatgggtcttccaaatggacaatgaccacaagcaaacttccaaagttgtggcaaaatggcttaaggacaacaaaatcaaggtattggagtggccatcacaaagacctgaccccgtcttatagaaaatgtgtgggcagaactgaaaaagcttgtgcgagcaagaaggcctacaaacctgactcagttacaccagctctgtctggaggaatgggccaaaattcacccaacttattgtgggaagcttgtggaaggctacctgaaacttttgacccgagttaaacaatttaaaggcaatgctaccaaattcgaattgagtgtatgtaaacttctgacccactgggaatgtgatgaaagaaataaaagctgaaataaatcattctctctactattattctgacatttcacattttttaaataaagtggtgatcctaacggaactaagacaggcaatttttactaggattaaatgtcaggaatagtgaaaaGCTGAGATTAAATGTTTTTGGATAAAATGTATGtaaaacttccaacttcaactgtatcatcTACAGTAAATATGTTTTTGCATCCTTACTACGCATAATTGTTTGGTTTTTGCTGTTTACACTGTGCATAATGGTATGTGGATTTGTGTAAATTCTTTGTctatatattctgtctgtatattctgtttaTTGTGGCAGCACCATTTCACCACGTCAGATTCCTGGTACATGTAAATGTTCTTGGCAATTTTatttattctgtttcatttgatCACAAAAAAAGACAAAGTTCCGGTCACTTCCTGAAGAGATACATTGATTGACAGGCTGACAGGGAAGTGCTTGTACGTCAGAAAATGACTTGTACCACTGTATGCTGTAGTCATGCAGGCAGAGTTGGAGATACAGGAAGTAGACCCATAGATGATCATGAATTGAGGTCAGCTAAGAGTGAGCAGATAGTGTAACTCACCAGTCACACCAGACAAGAGGTCTTCATCAGCATTGGCCTCGGGAGGCAAAGGAGAGGGCCCGCGAGAGATAGTAGGGAGATCTTCCAGGGAAACACCCGAGGAAGAAGGTAGAGGAAGTAGGAAGAGTGAAGTAGAAGAGCACAGAGGAGCATTAGCATAACATAGAGAGTGAAAGCAGTGGTAGGAGTTACTGTTATTAAGCCTGTGGGTCCAGGGTTGGGATCAGTTCGAAGTCAGTCAATACAGGAAGTAAAATGAAATGATGATTTAattgaaaatacattttattacTTCTCAATAAACAGAAAAGAAGAAGCTACTTGTCTTAAACAATTGACCAATTTTGAATGTTAAATtcaaatcacttcctgaattgactgagtACAAATTCAAATTGACCCAACCCTGGATTGGGTGCATGCACAAGTCGCATACCACTATGGGGACAAACCAAGACGTGTGGTAAAACAGATGGATGAGGAGGAAGGACAGAAGAGATGAAAAAGAAAGCAATCCACATGCTGTACCTGCCCCAAATAGGTCTACGCTAGGAGTAACAGCAGCATCAGCTTTTTCTGCGGTAGGGCTTTTCTCAGGAATAGAATCAAACATAGAATCTATAAACAAGGACACACAGTTACATTCAGTTTACAATCTATGCAGCATGAGttaagagggaaagggagaaaagcaacaacaacaacaaca contains:
- the LOC118364204 gene encoding clathrin coat assembly protein AP180-like isoform X1 → MDLFGDAFAPSPGDGPPSRAPAADACAGSDPFAPSEGSANLAPEMDLFAMKFDNTLAAPEAASPTSSAVPIIVAPIEPPAAAPVPSTTTTTESAAAPAPAVPTLDLFGDSMFDSIPEKSPTAEKADAAVTPSVDLFGADLPTISRGPSPLPPEANADEDLLSGVTDAFSAMAPAPAVAPTPAQAPTPAPAPATVSPPKPEPSAPALVIDLLDTFSCPALMDAMPAAPGGPGEEDLLGGLMSPSLAPTAAPAPLAPALAPALAPTLAPVSAQNDLLECGFDTLGSLPPLMPATPAAADTVPAAAAPSGGFDASVFGGLGDILMPAITPQSTGGSVGSTGSGGVSTKFTPAVGVGMTGATAIKRPSIGGDLDSSLANLVGDLGIQKKDHQWNEKKLTGGSNWTPQVAPPSWGAPGPMMGGPAPGAPGAPGAIPPPMGAHPGFSMASAAGSGVPMMPPMMMGQPMMGQPMRPPLPGAAAPGALLSSGPAATQSKKPKDPLADLNLKDLM